The following are from one region of the Methanomassiliicoccales archaeon genome:
- a CDS encoding B12-binding domain-containing protein encodes EMARGVLTPQEIIDSLAAGMNEVGIRFERGRLFLPHVMVAANAMTSGVKIIEKDLPKGEAGKSLGVIVTGTVEGDVHDIGKSIVSTMLQCAGYEVHDLGRDVPTKNFIDTIKDKNADMVGLSALMTTSMQTQKEVIEVLVEKGLRKNVKVMVGGAPATQSWAEKIGADGYGENASEAVKKAGELLKKK; translated from the coding sequence GAAATGGCACGCGGAGTCCTTACGCCCCAAGAGATAATCGATTCACTCGCTGCAGGGATGAATGAGGTTGGGATCAGGTTCGAGAGGGGTCGCCTTTTCCTTCCTCATGTAATGGTAGCTGCAAATGCGATGACCTCGGGAGTAAAGATCATTGAAAAGGATCTTCCCAAAGGTGAAGCAGGCAAAAGCCTAGGCGTGATTGTGACTGGAACAGTTGAAGGGGACGTCCATGACATTGGAAAATCAATCGTCTCCACTATGTTGCAGTGCGCTGGATATGAAGTACACGATCTAGGTAGGGATGTACCAACAAAGAACTTCATTGACACTATAAAGGACAAAAATGCAGATATGGTAGGCTTGTCCGCCTTGATGACCACATCAATGCAAACCCAGAAAGAAGTTATCGAGGTCTTAGTTGAAAAGGGTTTGAGAAAGAATGTAAAGGTGATGGTCGGCGGTGCACCAGCGACACAATCATGGGCTGAAAAGATTGGTGCTGATGGCTATGGAGAGAACGCGAGTGAAGCGGTTAAGAAGGCCGGAGAACTTCTCAAGAAGAAGTGA